A single genomic interval of Campylobacter concisus harbors:
- a CDS encoding NADH-quinone oxidoreductase subunit C — MRGDKFVEILKTKVKILEVTRQADDQITVLVDRNDLPLAVKTLYYDIGGFISTMIPNDERQINGSFALYYAISMEGSKMTEADDFAPEDKCFITVKTLIPGSDPTFPSVTPLVPACVWYEREAYDMFGLVAEGLPDKRRLVLSDDWPDGLHPLRKDAMDYRYRPDPVDHRDEPDAEFLFPTGDAVVDVPLGPLHITSDEPGHFRLFCDGDEIIDADYRLFYQHRGMEKLAENRMNYDQMGYLAERVCGICGYAHAIACIEAAEKAIKLEIPLRAQAIRVICLEIERLHSHLLNIGLACEVTGNYNAFMHIFRVREYSMELAQLVTGGRKTYGNVVMGGLRRDMTNQEIKKGIEIINKLDVQISEIWDAVMEDKRQIGRWKGVGILDRQIARDFSPVGPNMRGSGFKRDNRYDHPYDFFKQIEFEVAVEHGCDVFAREMVRYKELKSSIHIIRQCFELMPQTPIMIDPVTMIKPENFALGHDEAPRGENVHWIMQGSAQKVYRWRCRAATYNNWPSLRYQFRGNNISDAALIVCSLDPCYSCTERVTLVDVRTKKSKILTEKDLKKFCQDGGVSKKDLR; from the coding sequence ATGAGAGGCGATAAATTTGTTGAAATCCTAAAAACCAAGGTAAAAATTTTAGAAGTAACTCGTCAAGCAGACGATCAGATCACAGTTTTGGTTGATAGAAATGATCTTCCACTAGCTGTTAAAACACTTTATTATGATATTGGCGGCTTCATAAGCACGATGATACCAAATGATGAGCGCCAGATAAATGGCAGCTTTGCGCTTTACTATGCTATCTCAATGGAAGGTAGCAAGATGACAGAAGCGGACGACTTTGCGCCTGAGGATAAGTGCTTTATCACTGTTAAAACACTTATTCCAGGAAGTGATCCGACATTTCCATCAGTTACTCCGCTAGTGCCAGCTTGTGTTTGGTATGAAAGAGAAGCTTATGATATGTTTGGCCTTGTGGCTGAAGGTTTGCCTGATAAAAGGCGTCTAGTTTTAAGTGATGACTGGCCAGACGGACTTCATCCACTTAGAAAAGACGCGATGGATTATCGCTACCGCCCTGATCCAGTTGATCATAGAGACGAGCCTGATGCGGAGTTTTTGTTCCCAACAGGTGATGCAGTAGTTGATGTGCCACTTGGACCACTACATATTACTTCAGATGAGCCAGGTCACTTTAGACTTTTCTGCGACGGCGACGAGATCATCGACGCTGATTACCGCCTCTTTTATCAACACCGCGGTATGGAAAAGCTAGCTGAAAATAGAATGAACTATGATCAAATGGGCTATCTTGCAGAGCGCGTTTGTGGAATTTGTGGTTATGCTCACGCTATTGCTTGTATTGAAGCAGCAGAAAAAGCTATCAAGCTTGAAATTCCACTAAGAGCTCAAGCTATACGCGTCATCTGTCTTGAGATCGAGCGTCTTCACAGCCACCTTTTAAATATCGGTCTAGCTTGTGAGGTCACTGGTAACTACAACGCTTTCATGCACATCTTTAGGGTTCGTGAGTACTCTATGGAGCTAGCTCAGCTAGTAACTGGCGGACGTAAAACATACGGCAACGTCGTTATGGGCGGCTTAAGACGTGATATGACAAACCAAGAGATCAAAAAAGGTATCGAGATCATAAATAAACTTGACGTTCAAATTTCAGAAATTTGGGACGCAGTTATGGAGGATAAACGCCAAATCGGTCGCTGGAAAGGTGTGGGAATCCTAGACCGCCAAATAGCACGTGACTTTAGCCCCGTTGGTCCAAATATGAGAGGCTCTGGCTTTAAACGTGATAACCGCTATGATCACCCATATGACTTCTTCAAACAGATAGAATTTGAAGTAGCAGTTGAGCATGGTTGTGACGTTTTTGCTCGTGAGATGGTTAGATATAAAGAGCTAAAAAGCTCTATCCACATCATCCGCCAGTGCTTTGAGCTAATGCCTCAAACTCCGATCATGATCGATCCTGTGACTATGATCAAACCTGAAAATTTTGCACTTGGTCATGATGAAGCACCACGTGGCGAGAATGTTCACTGGATCATGCAAGGCAGCGCTCAAAAAGTATATCGCTGGAGATGCAGAGCAGCAACATACAACAACTGGCCAAGCCTAAGATATCAATTTAGAGGAAACAACATAAGTGACGCTGCGCTTATCGTTTGCTCACTTGACCCTTGCTACTCATGTACAGAGCGTGTTACATTAGTCGATGTAAGGACTAAAAAGAGCAAAATTTTAACAGAAAAAGACCTTAAAAAATTCTGTCAAGATGGCGGGGTTAGTAAGAAGGATTTAAGATGA
- a CDS encoding Crp/Fnr family transcriptional regulator, which produces MKKSRLGLLQTQITKILTQNELDKFEYKELPKASIIYAEEIKIIILKSGCAKLSFFEDGEEFILYHLEASNIAVLDDNCAFEILEDAEIYAINLNKIGEILSNANVADEILKAVLNAVIVQRQIIKSILFEDAKGRIANFLIELAKEQDLKQNGYHYIFLPFSLKVLSSFVGLKRQSASTAFNELIKDDIIRKITPHEFLIIDYEKLESYTN; this is translated from the coding sequence ATGAAAAAATCACGTCTAGGTCTTTTGCAAACACAAATCACAAAGATCCTAACTCAAAATGAGCTTGATAAATTTGAGTACAAAGAGCTACCAAAAGCAAGCATCATCTACGCAGAAGAGATCAAGATCATCATCTTAAAAAGTGGCTGTGCAAAGCTCTCATTTTTTGAAGATGGGGAAGAATTTATCCTTTATCATTTAGAAGCGAGCAATATCGCCGTGCTTGATGATAATTGCGCTTTTGAAATACTTGAAGATGCTGAAATTTATGCTATAAATTTAAACAAAATAGGTGAAATTTTATCAAATGCAAATGTCGCAGATGAAATTTTAAAAGCTGTGTTAAATGCAGTAATCGTGCAACGCCAGATCATAAAATCCATACTTTTTGAAGATGCAAAAGGCAGGATTGCAAATTTTTTGATCGAGCTTGCAAAGGAGCAGGATCTAAAGCAAAATGGATATCACTACATATTTTTGCCATTTTCTCTAAAGGTACTCTCAAGCTTTGTGGGGCTCAAACGCCAAAGCGCTTCAACTGCATTTAATGAGCTTATAAAAGACGACATCATAAGAAAGATCACACCACACGAGTTTTTAATAATTGATTATGAAAAACTTGAAAGTTACACAAACTAA
- a CDS encoding formate hydrogenlyase complex iron-sulfur subunit, with protein sequence MMKLFDITEKYGKATYAYPFEPYIVPENFRGQPNYTYDLCIGCAACGIACPSNAIELKMNDEQTKLVWEFDCGRCIFCGRCDEVCPTGAVRLSDSFELAVKFDKSALIQRGELEMQTCKCCGKPFTPKRLINFTLEKLGTANLLPGRLEEAKDYLYICPECKKNQSAERLTKGIEEAIK encoded by the coding sequence ATGATGAAGTTATTTGACATCACAGAAAAATATGGAAAAGCGACATACGCCTATCCATTTGAGCCATATATTGTTCCTGAAAATTTCCGTGGTCAGCCAAACTATACATACGATCTTTGCATAGGTTGTGCAGCTTGCGGTATCGCTTGCCCTAGTAACGCGATAGAGCTTAAGATGAACGATGAACAAACAAAGCTTGTTTGGGAATTTGACTGCGGACGCTGCATATTTTGCGGACGCTGCGATGAGGTTTGCCCAACTGGAGCTGTAAGACTTAGCGATAGCTTTGAGCTTGCAGTTAAATTTGATAAGAGCGCTCTTATACAAAGGGGCGAGCTTGAGATGCAAACTTGCAAATGCTGCGGCAAGCCATTTACGCCAAAAAGGCTTATAAATTTCACCCTTGAGAAGCTTGGCACAGCAAATTTACTCCCAGGCAGACTTGAAGAGGCAAAAGACTACCTTTATATCTGCCCAGAGTGCAAGAAAAATCAATCTGCTGAGAGGCTAACAAAAGGCATTGAGGAGGCTATAAAATGA
- a CDS encoding hydrogenase 4 subunit F yields MDSLALILILPLLGALVLFLSPKNYAVLSGLHVLFSAATSVALLNNVLKVLSSGTFYSFNKFLFLDSLGCVFLVLIAVTGFIVNFYSIHYMRWELEDGHIHLSDLKKYYALSHVFIFTMTLSVICNNVAFMWAAIEATTLASVFLVAIHKDQKSTESGYKYIVLCSIGLAFALYATVLLYSATFSTLGDGEASMLFSSIMANAKNLNPDAAKLIFVFALIGFGTKAGLAPTHTWLPDVHAEGPAPISALLSGVLLKCAMLALLRYYAITAQAVGFSFVEGIMIVSGTITLFVAGFFLIRQHNVKRMFAYHSIVHMGVIAFALGVGGKFGLFAAIFHCLAHSFTKALAFCSTGNIARIYGHKDMSKMGGMVKIAPITTIMFGAAVCSLVGVPAFAIFVSEYNVFVGAITSGQYIAVALFAIALAVIFIADFAHFNMASFGEPKGVVVHNKEMSLLENLPLIALCALIIIFGVWHVDSFYTLVDNGVNIMMGALK; encoded by the coding sequence ATGGATAGTTTAGCTTTAATACTTATCTTACCGCTCCTTGGTGCTTTGGTCTTGTTTTTGAGTCCTAAAAATTATGCGGTATTAAGCGGACTTCACGTTTTGTTTTCTGCTGCGACATCGGTGGCTTTACTTAACAATGTTCTTAAAGTCTTAAGTAGCGGAACTTTTTATAGTTTTAATAAATTTTTGTTTTTAGATAGCTTAGGCTGTGTTTTCTTGGTACTTATCGCTGTAACTGGATTTATAGTAAATTTTTACTCTATCCACTACATGAGATGGGAGCTCGAAGATGGACACATCCACTTAAGCGATCTTAAAAAATACTACGCATTAAGCCATGTATTTATCTTTACAATGACTTTAAGCGTTATTTGTAACAACGTTGCGTTTATGTGGGCAGCTATCGAGGCAACAACTCTTGCTTCAGTATTTTTGGTCGCTATCCACAAAGATCAAAAATCAACAGAGAGTGGTTACAAATACATCGTTCTTTGCTCAATCGGTCTAGCATTTGCACTTTATGCGACTGTTCTTTTATACTCAGCCACATTTAGCACTCTAGGAGATGGCGAAGCTTCTATGCTATTTTCAAGCATAATGGCAAACGCTAAAAATTTAAACCCAGATGCAGCAAAGCTTATCTTTGTATTTGCGCTAATTGGTTTTGGCACAAAAGCTGGTCTTGCTCCAACTCACACTTGGCTACCAGACGTTCACGCTGAAGGTCCAGCACCTATCTCAGCATTGCTATCAGGCGTACTTTTAAAATGTGCGATGCTTGCGCTCTTAAGATACTACGCTATCACAGCTCAAGCAGTTGGATTTAGCTTTGTTGAGGGCATAATGATCGTTTCAGGAACTATCACACTCTTTGTAGCGGGATTTTTCCTAATCAGACAACACAACGTAAAAAGAATGTTTGCATATCACTCAATCGTTCACATGGGTGTTATCGCATTTGCACTTGGTGTTGGCGGTAAATTTGGTCTATTTGCAGCGATATTTCACTGCTTAGCCCACAGCTTTACTAAAGCTCTTGCGTTTTGCTCAACAGGCAATATCGCAAGAATTTATGGCCACAAAGATATGAGTAAGATGGGCGGCATGGTTAAGATCGCACCGATCACCACTATAATGTTTGGCGCGGCTGTTTGCTCACTAGTTGGTGTTCCAGCATTTGCTATATTTGTTAGCGAGTATAACGTCTTTGTCGGAGCTATCACAAGCGGTCAATATATCGCAGTTGCGCTATTTGCTATTGCACTTGCAGTTATTTTTATAGCTGACTTTGCACACTTTAACATGGCAAGCTTTGGCGAGCCAAAAGGTGTGGTTGTTCATAATAAAGAGATGAGTTTGTTAGAGAATTTACCTCTTATAGCACTTTGTGCCCTTATCATAATCTTTGGCGTATGGCATGTAGATAGCTTTTATACGCTAGTAGATAACGGTGTTAATATAATGATGGGAGCTTTAAAATGA
- the ciaB gene encoding invasion protein CiaB, translating to MNDFKRLNELTKEQKNKLNAIYKNLDDDIINEAVKICGLSGTPSEKLALARRIVDLKVDPLQNELKKLNLGEDEQKRVLNLMYGYVRNLYENLHAKLLEKAKEEKILDPFNQAFVQAMHELGLSLNAWQISWQDRIIDTTNKEFEAKFKDLSQANEFITKNGLFQCDANGVRADRTYGAVVKEGDKFSFLPYALAFKDEVRELKSVFAKNLEILRNLAQNDEQKSYVKYLEKLQSAFCEEDNAKVINAWQEAEIAWMDVKGALQPGHPLEYYEDAYTHAVALEWDIRLVDSEGIDELKFKEKVTKTYKSVCEKIKFDNAETNRAVSENIARTQLYISVPMIYYGAELNGLFSAQVVPNDESVSAKCGKKIFAFVNHVYEGAKAKPFMKLGAEIFSKEFLDFGREILFLKPKIWKKVYEISTIGHEFGHILFIGLDTEMMMNKSGVFKFIEEYKATTGGLVNFFLHEEAEYKMAVFHELIARAVGLIAWRKVDEVRAYYCEGLIHLSLLFRAGVLKFDGKLSVDMSEQAYAKFKEICLENYFNLAQIYAEKVDASTFLEKFCQKDELSYLPKDEECKKFVEHFYARYEAIGNDVDESGEWQRWQSLAKKAEKDR from the coding sequence ATGAACGATTTTAAAAGATTAAATGAACTCACAAAAGAGCAAAAAAACAAGCTAAATGCTATTTATAAAAATTTAGACGATGATATCATAAACGAGGCTGTTAAAATTTGTGGCCTTTCTGGCACACCAAGCGAGAAACTAGCTCTTGCAAGAAGGATAGTAGATCTTAAAGTAGATCCGCTTCAAAATGAGCTAAAAAAGCTAAATTTAGGCGAAGACGAGCAAAAACGAGTGCTAAATTTAATGTATGGCTACGTTAGAAATTTATATGAAAATCTGCACGCTAAGCTTTTAGAAAAGGCCAAAGAAGAGAAAATTTTAGATCCATTTAACCAAGCCTTTGTGCAGGCTATGCACGAGCTTGGACTTAGTCTAAATGCGTGGCAAATTTCATGGCAGGATCGTATTATCGACACCACAAATAAAGAGTTTGAGGCTAAATTTAAAGATCTAAGCCAGGCAAATGAGTTTATTACTAAAAACGGCTTATTTCAGTGTGACGCTAACGGCGTAAGGGCTGATAGAACGTATGGCGCGGTAGTAAAAGAAGGTGATAAATTTAGCTTTTTGCCTTATGCACTCGCTTTTAAGGATGAGGTTAGAGAGCTTAAAAGTGTTTTTGCTAAAAATCTTGAAATTTTAAGAAATTTAGCCCAAAATGACGAGCAAAAATCCTACGTAAAATACCTCGAAAAGCTACAAAGCGCCTTTTGTGAAGAGGATAATGCAAAGGTGATAAATGCTTGGCAAGAAGCCGAGATAGCGTGGATGGATGTAAAAGGCGCACTTCAGCCGGGCCATCCGCTAGAGTATTACGAGGATGCCTATACGCATGCAGTCGCACTTGAGTGGGACATCAGACTTGTTGATAGCGAGGGCATTGACGAGCTTAAATTTAAAGAAAAAGTGACAAAAACTTATAAGAGCGTTTGCGAAAAGATAAAATTTGATAACGCTGAGACAAACAGAGCAGTTAGTGAAAATATTGCTAGAACGCAGCTTTATATAAGCGTGCCGATGATCTATTACGGCGCGGAGCTAAACGGGCTTTTTAGTGCTCAAGTCGTGCCAAATGATGAGAGTGTGAGTGCAAAATGTGGTAAGAAAATTTTTGCCTTTGTAAATCACGTCTATGAGGGAGCAAAGGCAAAGCCTTTTATGAAGCTTGGGGCTGAAATTTTTAGCAAGGAATTTTTGGATTTTGGTAGGGAAATTTTATTTTTAAAGCCAAAAATTTGGAAAAAAGTCTATGAAATTTCAACGATCGGCCATGAGTTTGGACACATCCTCTTTATCGGGCTTGATACTGAGATGATGATGAATAAAAGTGGCGTCTTTAAATTTATAGAAGAGTATAAGGCGACGACTGGTGGGTTAGTAAATTTTTTCTTGCACGAAGAGGCGGAGTATAAAATGGCCGTTTTTCATGAGCTAATAGCTCGTGCTGTTGGGCTTATCGCGTGGCGAAAGGTCGATGAGGTGAGGGCTTATTACTGCGAGGGACTCATACATCTTAGCTTGCTTTTTAGAGCTGGAGTGCTTAAATTTGATGGCAAACTAAGCGTGGATATGAGCGAGCAAGCTTACGCTAAATTTAAAGAAATTTGCTTAGAGAACTACTTTAACCTAGCACAAATATACGCTGAAAAAGTTGATGCGAGCACATTTTTGGAGAAATTTTGCCAAAAAGATGAACTAAGCTATCTGCCAAAAGATGAAGAGTGCAAGAAATTTGTTGAGCATTTTTACGCTAGATACGAAGCTATCGGCAACGACGTCGATGAAAGTGGCGAGTGGCAAAGATGGCAAAGCTTAGCCAAAAAGGCAGAGAAAGATAGATAA
- a CDS encoding hydrogenase 3 maturation endopeptidase HyCI, translated as MKKAILCIGNPMRGDDDVGNEVGRIVEAELKEWKVFFGQDVPENEFSAIREFAPDILIVVDAMSGFDEDKIEFFDLSDDRDYIYSTHNLPTPVLLSYLRKICPKTLFLGISVLLENVLNFEEGLSEQAKKSARKAFLRIVEIDKNLVG; from the coding sequence ATGAAAAAGGCCATCCTTTGCATCGGTAATCCTATGCGTGGTGATGATGATGTGGGTAATGAAGTCGGCCGCATCGTAGAAGCTGAGCTAAAAGAGTGGAAGGTCTTTTTTGGGCAAGATGTGCCTGAAAATGAATTCTCGGCCATTAGAGAATTTGCACCTGATATATTGATAGTGGTTGATGCGATGAGCGGCTTTGATGAGGATAAGATAGAGTTTTTTGACCTAAGTGACGATAGAGACTACATCTACTCGACTCACAATCTACCAACTCCAGTACTTTTAAGCTATTTGCGTAAAATTTGTCCAAAGACGCTTTTTCTTGGCATTAGCGTCTTGCTCGAAAATGTCTTAAATTTTGAAGAGGGACTAAGCGAGCAGGCTAAAAAAAGTGCCAGAAAAGCATTTTTAAGAATTGTAGAGATTGATAAAAATTTAGTCGGTTAA
- a CDS encoding formate hydrogenlyase maturation HycH family protein — MIQVYKLTKRHMDDNDKLPRELKEIKIFSTCVGHGVGTIDFSEKILELSDEEFDEMIKNSGEYVKFKIGNLSKYFEVEIFAEHIAKLLPQLCECKLKEILANLKEGYIVLRKDF; from the coding sequence ATGATACAAGTTTATAAGCTTACAAAAAGGCATATGGACGACAACGACAAGTTACCACGCGAGCTAAAGGAGATAAAAATTTTCTCCACTTGCGTGGGACATGGCGTTGGCACGATAGATTTTAGCGAGAAAATTTTAGAGCTAAGCGATGAGGAATTTGACGAGATGATCAAAAACTCAGGCGAATATGTGAAATTTAAGATCGGAAATTTAAGCAAATATTTTGAAGTTGAAATTTTTGCTGAGCATATCGCTAAACTCTTGCCACAGCTTTGTGAGTGTAAGCTTAAAGAAATTTTGGCAAATTTAAAAGAGGGTTATATCGTGCTTAGGAAGGACTTTTGA
- a CDS encoding NADH-quinone oxidoreductase subunit B family protein has translation MSLYQVPEDIKTANDLTAKLEHLKNIKRSFSVYRIDCGSCNGCEIEIFAAITPMWDPERFGFKLVANPRHADILLCTGPVTRQMYYPLLRAYEATPDPKIVVALGACGSSGGIFHDAYSVWGGIDKIIPVDVYIPGCPPHPASIIYGLGMALGIIDQKLHKKSYEEDNTLPPSVEKSVIGDILFERDLQAESRRLMSYIFGRILFEKYMNAIKCSKDVHDPSISREAVLTAIKKEEDPRYAECMGLLHNDVYLKYAKADKSFAIDVDSEVWSKR, from the coding sequence ATGAGTCTATATCAAGTCCCAGAGGACATAAAAACAGCAAATGATCTAACTGCAAAGCTAGAGCATCTAAAAAATATCAAAAGAAGCTTTAGCGTTTATAGGATCGACTGCGGAAGCTGTAACGGCTGTGAGATAGAAATTTTTGCAGCTATTACACCGATGTGGGACCCTGAGCGCTTTGGCTTTAAGCTTGTAGCAAACCCAAGACACGCTGATATTTTGCTTTGCACTGGTCCTGTAACAAGACAGATGTATTATCCGCTTCTTCGTGCTTATGAAGCGACTCCAGATCCTAAGATCGTGGTTGCTCTTGGCGCGTGCGGAAGTAGCGGTGGAATTTTCCATGACGCTTATAGCGTTTGGGGCGGCATAGATAAGATAATCCCAGTCGATGTCTATATCCCAGGCTGTCCTCCACATCCAGCAAGCATTATTTACGGCCTTGGCATGGCTCTTGGTATCATCGATCAAAAACTTCATAAAAAAAGCTATGAGGAAGATAATACATTGCCACCTTCAGTTGAGAAGTCAGTCATAGGCGATATCTTATTCGAGCGTGACTTGCAAGCTGAAAGCAGAAGGCTAATGAGCTATATCTTTGGTAGAATCCTTTTTGAAAAATATATGAATGCTATCAAATGTTCAAAAGATGTCCATGACCCAAGCATTTCAAGAGAGGCTGTGCTTACAGCTATCAAAAAAGAGGAAGATCCTAGATATGCCGAGTGCATGGGGCTTTTGCATAATGATGTCTATCTAAAATATGCAAAAGCTGATAAAAGCTTTGCGATAGATGTTGATAGCGAGGTTTGGAGTAAAAGATGA
- a CDS encoding formate/nitrite transporter family protein, with the protein MLNPAETAQAVSSSMEHKAHMPLASIIFLAIMAGAAIAMGDIFWAHSTVGMAENQSIGLSNFIGGITFSCGLMMVVFYGGHLFTSSVLSGVSAYEGKLKLGKTIGYWAIVWIFNFVGGALIAYMYYYSGLPLKYDGYILQHFIPAGIGKITAPFHELFIRGIFCNVFVCMSIWTATSESNLSGKFFAIMWMIGAFVACSMEHCVANMFIITEAIISKAHYIAANGGDIAAAAAALGHGITAEKLEVLNWGNFIGKNLVPVTFGNICGGLFFVGLVGFMANKFDMKKKA; encoded by the coding sequence ATGTTAAATCCGGCAGAAACCGCTCAAGCGGTCTCAAGCTCTATGGAGCACAAAGCTCATATGCCACTTGCAAGTATTATTTTTCTTGCTATCATGGCTGGAGCTGCTATTGCTATGGGTGATATTTTTTGGGCTCACTCAACAGTCGGTATGGCTGAAAACCAGTCTATTGGTCTTTCAAATTTTATCGGCGGTATCACATTTAGCTGTGGTCTTATGATGGTTGTCTTTTATGGTGGACATCTTTTTACAAGCTCAGTTTTAAGTGGCGTTAGCGCATATGAAGGAAAGCTAAAACTAGGTAAGACTATCGGATACTGGGCTATCGTTTGGATATTTAACTTCGTTGGTGGCGCATTGATCGCTTATATGTACTACTACTCAGGCTTGCCACTAAAGTATGATGGCTACATCTTACAGCACTTTATACCAGCTGGTATTGGCAAGATCACAGCACCATTTCATGAGCTATTTATCCGCGGAATTTTTTGTAATGTCTTTGTTTGTATGTCTATTTGGACTGCGACAAGTGAGAGTAATCTATCTGGTAAATTCTTTGCCATTATGTGGATGATAGGTGCATTTGTGGCTTGCTCAATGGAGCACTGCGTGGCAAATATGTTCATCATCACCGAAGCCATCATCTCAAAAGCTCACTATATAGCAGCAAATGGCGGAGATATCGCTGCTGCGGCTGCAGCTTTAGGACATGGCATCACGGCTGAAAAGCTAGAAGTTTTAAACTGGGGAAATTTCATCGGTAAAAACTTAGTTCCGGTTACATTTGGTAATATCTGCGGCGGGCTTTTCTTTGTTGGTTTAGTTGGCTTTATGGCAAATAAATTCGATATGAAGAAAAAAGCTTAA
- a CDS encoding acyl-CoA thioesterase has product MDILKDFGEPRIKQVMLPKDTNSAGNIFGGWIMSQIDLAGAQAAREISPERVVTISMKEIIFKQPVFVGDVLSCYAKIIAVGKTSITTQIEVTALRLNDGGFRETIHVTSAIATYVSVTKDGLKKPIDEKLKQLHGF; this is encoded by the coding sequence ATGGATATTTTAAAAGATTTTGGTGAGCCACGTATCAAACAAGTTATGTTGCCAAAGGACACAAACTCAGCTGGAAATATTTTTGGTGGCTGGATAATGAGTCAGATCGACCTTGCAGGTGCACAAGCTGCAAGAGAAATTTCTCCTGAACGCGTTGTGACGATTTCTATGAAAGAGATCATCTTTAAACAACCTGTCTTTGTTGGCGATGTGCTAAGCTGCTACGCAAAGATCATCGCAGTTGGCAAAACATCTATAACAACACAGATAGAAGTGACTGCGCTGAGGCTAAATGACGGTGGCTTTAGAGAGACTATACATGTCACAAGCGCTATTGCAACTTACGTAAGCGTGACGAAAGATGGACTTAAAAAGCCAATCGATGAGAAGCTAAAACAGCTTCATGGATTTTAA